Proteins from one Desmodus rotundus isolate HL8 chromosome 9, HLdesRot8A.1, whole genome shotgun sequence genomic window:
- the LOC112305039 gene encoding olfactory receptor 10H2-like, which yields MPAVTAMLGLNHTLVSEFILVGFSTFSHLQLMFFLLFLLMYLFTLLGNLLIMTTIWGERSLHTPMYLFLCALSVSEILYTFTIIPRMLADLLSTHRSIAFEACASQMFFSFTFGFTHSFLLTVMGYDRYVAICHPLRYNVLMSPHGCACLVAWSWAGGLVMGLVVTTAIFHLTFCGPNEIHHFFCHVPPLVKLACGNNVPDVAKGVGLVCIMALLGCCLLILLSYASIVAAILRIPSAEGRHRAFSTCASHLTVVVVHYGFASVIYLKSKGPQSLEGDTLMGVSYTVLTPFLSPIIFSLRNKELKNAMKKTFLSKPFLQSSQSGWCHGRGCGG from the coding sequence ATGCCAGCTGTGACCGCCATGCTGGGGCTAAACCACACCTTAGTGTCTGAATTCATCCTTGTCGGCTTCTCCACCTTCTCCCACCTTCAGCTGATGTTCTTCCTGCTGTTCCTGCTGATGTACCTGTTCACGCTGCTGGGGAACCTGCTCATCATGACCACCATCTGGGGTGAGCGCAGcctccacacacccatgtaccTCTTCCTGTGCGCCCTCTCTGTCTCCGAGATCCTCTACACCTTCACCATCATCCCGCGCATGCTGGCCGACCTGCTCTCCACCCACCGCTCCATCGCCTTCGAGGCCTGTGCCAGCCAGATGTTCTTCTCCTTCACATTTGGCTTCACCCACTCCTTCCTGCTCACGGTCATGGGCTATGACCGCTACGTGGCCATCTGCCACCCCCTGCGCTACAACGTGCTCATGAGTCCCCATGGCTGTGCCTGCCTGGTGGCCTGGTCTTGGGCAGGTGGCTTGGTTATGGGGCTGGTGGTGACAACAGCCATTTTCCACCTCACCTTCTGTGGGCCCAATGAGATCCACCATTTTTTTTGCCATGTGCCACCTCTTGTGAAGTTGGCCTGTGGAAATAATGTACCAGATGTGGCCAAGGGTGTGGGCCTGGTGTGCATCATGGCCCTGCTGGGCTGCTGTCTCCTCATCCTCCTCTCCTATGCCTCCATCGTGGCTGCCATCTTGAGGATCCCCTCTGCTGAGGGCCGGCACAGGGCCTTCTCCACATGTGCATCCCACCTCACTGTGGTGGTCGTGCACTATGGCTTCGCCTCTGTGATCTACCTCAAGTCCAAGGGTCCCCAGTCTCTGGAAGGAGACACCCTGATGGGCGTCAGCTACACAGTCCTCACACCCTTCCTCAGCCCCATTATCTTCAGCCTCAGGAACAAGGAGCTGAAGAACGCCATGAAGAAGACCTTCCTCAGCAAGCCCTTTCTACAGAGCTCCCAAAGTGGCTGGTGTCATGGCAGGGGATGTGGTGGGTGA
- the LOC112305274 gene encoding large ribosomal subunit protein eL36-like produces the protein MALRYPMAMGLNKGHKVTKNVSKLSHCCRGRLTKHTKFMRDMIRVVCGFAPYEQCAMGLLKVSKDTRALKFIKKSVGTHIRSKRKREELGNVLAALREAAAKKD, from the coding sequence ATGGCTCTCCGCTACCCCATGGCCATGGGCCTCAACAAGGGCCACAAAGTGACAAAGAACGTGAGCAAGCTGAGCCACTGCTGCCGCGGGCGCCTCACCAAGCACACCAAGTTCATGCGGGACATGATCCGAGTGGTGTGTGGCTTTGCCCCCTACGAGCAGTGCGCCATGGGGCTGCTCAAGGTCTCCAAGGACACGAGGGCCCTGAAGTTCATCAAGAAAAGCGTGGGGACACACATCCGGtccaagaggaagagagaggagctggGCAATGTCCTTGCAGCCTTGAGGGAGGCAGCAGCCAAGAAGGACTGA
- the LOC112305038 gene encoding olfactory receptor 2Z1-like, translating into MNNASQRMGESNQSMTLDFTLMGLFSHSGPHMVLFSLVVTIFTVGLLGNAILFFLIQTNSRLHTPMYFLLSQLSLLDVGFPLITIPKMAVDFLQGESSISFGGCAAQMFSLMLLGVAEGVLLSLMSYDRYVAVCHPLHYPVLMRRQVCLLMVGTSWMSGVLVASIQTSVALHFPYCASHAVGHFFCELPALLKLSCADTSAHELALSISGVLILLLPLSLIAASYSQVLGAVVRMRSSEARHKAFTTCSSHITVVGLFYGAAVFMYMVPGTYHSPQQDNVVSLFYSLITPTLNPLIYSLRNQEVQVALVKVLGRTSFRSKRRPYSGC; encoded by the coding sequence ATGAATAATGCCTCCCAGAGGATGGGGGAATCAAATCAATCAATGACCTTGGACTTCACTCTCATGGGGCTCTTCAGCCACTCAGGGCCACATATGGTCCTATTTTCCCTTGTGGTCACCATATTCACTGTGGGCCTTCTGGGCAATGCCATCCTGTTCTTCCTGATCCAGACAAACTCCCGgctccacacacccatgtactttCTGCTCAGCCAACTCTCCCTGTTGGACGTTGGCTTCCCACTCATCACCATCCCCAAGATGGCGGTTGACTTCCTCCAGGGGGAGAGTTCCATCTCTTTTGGGGGCTGTGCAGCTCAGATGTTTTCCCTGATGCTGTTGGGTGTCGCTGAGGGCGTTCTGCTGTCCCTTATGTCTTATGACCGCTATGTTGCTGTGTGCCACCCCCTCCATTATCCTGTGCTCATGAGACGTCAGGTGTGCCTGCTCATGGTGGGCACCTCCTGGATGTCAGGTGTGCTTGTGGCCTCCATCCAGACCTCTGTCGCTCTGCACTTCCCCTACTGTGCCTCCCATGCTGTGGGCCACTTCTTCTGTGAGCTGCCAGCTCTGCTGAAGCTCTCGTGTGCAGACACTTCTGCCCATGAGTTGGCGCTGTCCATCTCGGGAGTGCTGATCTTGCTGCTTCCCCTGTCCCTCATCGCTGCCTCTTACAGCCAGGTGTTGGGAGCTGTTGTCCGCATGCGCTCATCTGAGGCCCGACACAAGGCCTTCACCACCTGCTCCTCGCACATCACAGTCGTGGGGCTTTTCTATGGGGCAGCCGTGTTCATGTACATGGTGCCAGGAACGTACCACAGCCCACAGCAAGACAACGTGGTCTCCCTCTTCTACAGTCTCATCACCCCCACACTCAACCCGCTCATCTATAGCCTGAGGAACCAAGAAGTTCAAGTGGCTTTGGTCAAGGTCCTCGGCAGAACCAGTTTCAGATCAAAGAGAAGACCCTATAGTGGGTGCTGA